A region of Pyxidicoccus parkwaysis DNA encodes the following proteins:
- a CDS encoding response regulator: MRREHAQHSILVVEDDQDIREAVAELLELEGYVVSSASNGQEGLNVLAGLRQPCLVLLDLMMPVLTGYEFLERLRITGTQSLVPVLIMTASHIHELPTGAAGLLRKPVEMAHLLQTVARFCQHS, from the coding sequence ATGCGCCGCGAGCACGCCCAGCACTCCATCCTCGTGGTGGAGGATGACCAGGACATCCGTGAAGCGGTCGCCGAGCTGCTGGAGCTGGAGGGCTATGTCGTCTCCAGTGCCAGCAACGGCCAGGAGGGGCTCAACGTGCTCGCCGGCCTGCGGCAGCCGTGCCTCGTCCTGCTCGATTTGATGATGCCGGTGCTGACGGGCTACGAGTTCCTGGAACGCCTGCGCATTACCGGCACACAGTCCCTGGTGCCGGTGCTCATCATGACCGCGAGTCATATCCACGAGTTGCCCACCGGCGCCGCGGGACTGCTGCGCAAGCCCGTGGAGATGGCCCACCTGCTCCAGACGGTGGCGCGCTTCTGCCAGCACAGCTGA